In one Microcoleus sp. bin38.metabat.b11b12b14.051 genomic region, the following are encoded:
- a CDS encoding WecB/TagA/CpsF family glycosyltransferase: MDRSRPQFSVLGLPVHILDDYAGWLIQRLHQGLGSHVVTLNAEMAIQAEQNPALADVIRSADLVIPDGSGVVLYLRMRGKPVQRFPGIELAESLLQQAGKLPASEPIFFFGGSPGVTAKAAETWQQKINRLSISAQHGYLSADEETEFCENLKQMQPKIIFVGLGVPRQEFWIAKNRHLCPQSIWVGVGGSFDIWAGTKDRAPAWFCDNHLEWLYRLYQEPWRWRRMLALPQFALRALGDLRG, translated from the coding sequence ATGGATCGATCGCGCCCGCAATTCTCAGTGCTGGGACTACCAGTTCACATATTAGACGATTACGCAGGTTGGCTGATACAGCGCCTGCATCAAGGGTTGGGAAGTCACGTCGTGACACTGAATGCTGAAATGGCAATCCAAGCCGAGCAAAATCCGGCTTTAGCCGATGTAATTCGCTCTGCGGATCTCGTGATACCAGACGGTTCGGGAGTAGTGCTGTATTTGCGAATGCGCGGCAAACCGGTGCAGCGGTTTCCCGGGATTGAATTAGCAGAATCGCTACTGCAACAGGCTGGAAAATTGCCGGCTTCGGAACCGATATTTTTCTTTGGAGGTTCCCCCGGAGTGACGGCGAAGGCAGCGGAAACTTGGCAGCAAAAAATTAATCGACTGTCGATTTCTGCTCAACACGGCTATCTTTCGGCAGATGAAGAAACAGAATTCTGTGAAAACCTCAAACAAATGCAGCCAAAAATCATTTTTGTCGGCTTGGGAGTGCCGCGCCAAGAGTTTTGGATTGCGAAAAACCGACATCTTTGTCCGCAATCGATTTGGGTGGGAGTTGGCGGCAGTTTTGATATTTGGGCGGGAACAAAAGACCGCGCACCGGCTTGGTTTTGTGACAATCATTTAGAATGGTTGTATCGGCTTTATCAAGAACCTTGGCGCTGGCGCCGGATGTTGGCTTTGCCACAATTTGCGTTGAGGGCTTTGGGGGATTTGCGAGGGTGA
- a CDS encoding S8 family serine peptidase: MVQPSKPTSAILQNYQGIGVPEASLAIILQRGGDELLLSKVPNRFTVSLSSTVSASNNWAATNQAKLNRRVSQSNLEEYLVAPENLDAAMQAARASDAVAFASHVYCPANNPSTFFYLTDQITIQFGEQVNEESRKSIANAASLTINRPVEGIPNTFICFVSKQATENPIKIANRLTRYPEVLIAEPNIILETQQHYTPRDPLYPKQWYLNNKGGDQLVGGAQIYAEQAWDMTRGVRSIVIAIADDSVDLTHPDFEGQGKIVSPIDFKDGDTSPMPVADSDNHGTSCAGVAVAEENGKGIVGVAPGCALMPIRTTGFLDDESIEKIFNWAVEKGAAVISCSWGPGALYYPLSLRQSAVITKAATQGRGGRGCVIVFAAGNANRPVNGTVDEKGWQNNVVGDRTNWLSGFAVHPDVIAVAASTSLNKKAAYSNWGSSISVCAPSNNAPPGTWLPQTGFIATGPEVTQYLPGLGVFTDDRVGVAGYDSGDYTDTFGGTSSATPVVAGVAGLMLSANPRLTAREVRGILEQTADKIVDADPDPQLGNRLGNYDANSRRSDWFGYGKVNAFKAVQAAVRKGGGNPNIGGATFSDISGHWAEKFIEALAAANIISGFPDGSFGPDNSLNRAQYAALLVTAFSPIPKAQATNFIDVSASFWAKSAIERANRAGFLSGFPGLKFGPNQNLTKTEAIVSLVNGLELKGPNPDILKVYSDRSQIPNFALSAVATATALKIVVNYPARDRLSPQRDITRGEISALIYQTLVAINRAKAIDSPYIV, encoded by the coding sequence ATGGTACAACCAAGCAAACCAACCTCCGCCATCCTCCAAAACTATCAAGGTATCGGAGTTCCCGAAGCAAGTCTGGCAATAATTTTGCAGCGCGGCGGCGATGAATTGTTGCTGTCAAAAGTTCCTAACCGCTTTACAGTCAGCCTCTCATCAACAGTATCAGCCTCGAACAATTGGGCTGCAACAAATCAGGCAAAACTTAACCGTCGCGTCAGCCAAAGCAATCTCGAAGAATATCTAGTGGCGCCGGAAAACCTAGATGCAGCAATGCAAGCCGCCCGCGCCAGCGATGCGGTAGCTTTTGCTAGTCATGTTTATTGTCCCGCAAATAATCCGAGTACATTCTTTTATTTGACAGATCAAATTACTATTCAATTTGGCGAACAAGTAAACGAAGAGTCGCGAAAGTCGATCGCCAATGCAGCAAGTTTAACCATAAATCGGCCAGTCGAAGGCATTCCCAACACTTTCATCTGCTTCGTCAGCAAACAAGCAACTGAAAACCCGATCAAAATTGCCAACCGCTTGACAAGATATCCAGAAGTTTTGATCGCGGAACCCAATATTATCCTAGAAACTCAGCAACATTATACACCTCGTGATCCGCTTTATCCCAAACAGTGGTATCTCAATAACAAAGGTGGTGACCAACTTGTGGGCGGTGCTCAGATCTATGCAGAACAAGCTTGGGATATGACTCGCGGCGTGCGATCGATCGTAATTGCGATCGCAGACGATTCAGTCGATCTGACGCACCCCGATTTTGAAGGCCAAGGCAAAATCGTCTCACCCATCGATTTCAAAGACGGCGATACTTCCCCGATGCCAGTTGCCGATTCGGACAACCACGGGACAAGTTGTGCCGGTGTCGCCGTTGCGGAAGAAAACGGCAAAGGCATTGTCGGAGTCGCCCCCGGATGCGCCCTGATGCCCATCCGTACCACGGGTTTTCTTGATGATGAGTCGATCGAAAAAATATTCAATTGGGCAGTAGAAAAAGGCGCCGCCGTCATCTCTTGCAGTTGGGGCCCAGGAGCACTTTACTATCCGCTTTCCCTGCGCCAAAGTGCCGTCATCACCAAAGCAGCCACCCAAGGGCGGGGCGGCAGAGGCTGCGTGATTGTGTTCGCTGCGGGGAATGCCAACCGCCCAGTCAACGGCACTGTGGACGAAAAAGGCTGGCAAAATAACGTTGTGGGCGATCGAACTAATTGGCTGTCAGGATTTGCAGTGCACCCGGATGTGATTGCCGTGGCTGCTTCCACTTCCCTCAACAAAAAAGCAGCCTACAGCAATTGGGGCAGCAGTATCTCGGTTTGCGCCCCCAGCAACAACGCGCCCCCGGGAACCTGGCTACCACAAACCGGATTTATTGCGACAGGGCCGGAAGTGACGCAGTATTTGCCCGGTTTGGGCGTGTTTACGGACGATCGAGTCGGGGTTGCGGGCTACGACTCGGGGGACTACACCGATACCTTTGGCGGCACTTCCAGCGCCACTCCAGTAGTCGCTGGAGTAGCAGGTTTAATGCTATCGGCTAACCCTCGTTTGACAGCGCGGGAAGTGCGGGGAATTCTCGAACAAACTGCCGATAAAATTGTCGATGCCGATCCCGATCCGCAGTTGGGTAATCGGTTGGGAAATTACGATGCTAACAGCCGCCGCAGCGATTGGTTTGGTTACGGAAAAGTGAATGCTTTTAAGGCCGTGCAAGCTGCTGTGAGAAAGGGGGGAGGGAATCCGAATATCGGCGGTGCAACGTTCAGCGATATTTCTGGACATTGGGCAGAAAAGTTTATTGAAGCTTTGGCTGCGGCGAATATAATTAGCGGTTTTCCTGACGGTTCTTTCGGGCCTGACAACAGTTTAAATCGCGCTCAATATGCAGCGTTGTTGGTGACTGCGTTTAGTCCGATTCCGAAGGCACAAGCGACAAATTTCATCGATGTTTCTGCGAGTTTTTGGGCGAAAAGTGCGATCGAACGGGCGAATCGGGCGGGGTTTTTGTCAGGGTTTCCGGGCTTGAAGTTCGGCCCGAATCAGAATTTGACGAAGACTGAGGCGATCGTCTCTTTGGTTAACGGTTTGGAACTTAAGGGCCCAAATCCCGATATTTTGAAAGTTTACAGCGATCGCAGTCAAATTCCTAATTTTGCTTTAAGCGCCGTAGCAACAGCAACTGCTTTAAAGATTGTAGTAAACTATCCGGCGCGCGATCGGCTCTCACCGCAGCGGGACATCACCCGGGGCGAGATTTCAGCTTTAATTTACCAGACTTTGGTAGCAATTAATCGCGCCAAGGCGATCGACTCTCCCTACATTGTCTAG
- a CDS encoding transcriptional regulator has protein sequence MNITIEKIAYGQLLAKSQPKPILNEEDYDLALAELGSLMSKEELTLEEETLLSLWGLLIEEYESKYYPIPEASPQDVLLHLMEVRELKQADLVGVIGSKGVVSEVVNGKRAISKAQAKALGEFFNINPSVFI, from the coding sequence ATGAACATCACAATTGAAAAAATAGCTTACGGTCAACTGCTGGCGAAATCTCAGCCTAAGCCCATCCTGAACGAAGAAGATTACGATCTTGCCCTCGCAGAATTAGGATCTCTGATGTCTAAGGAAGAATTAACCCTAGAAGAAGAAACTTTACTAAGTCTCTGGGGGCTGTTGATCGAAGAATACGAATCAAAATATTACCCAATCCCAGAAGCGAGTCCCCAAGATGTTCTGTTACATCTCATGGAAGTTCGCGAACTCAAACAAGCCGATTTAGTCGGCGTGATTGGTTCCAAAGGAGTAGTATCTGAGGTGGTTAATGGCAAACGGGCGATTAGCAAAGCTCAAGCTAAGGCGCTGGGAGAATTTTTTAACATTAATCCTAGCGTGTTTATTTGA
- a CDS encoding type II toxin-antitoxin system HigB family toxin — protein sequence MRLISKKNLESAIKPYADAQSTIAAWCKVMEDNDWKSLQEIRQGYFKSVDQVYGYTIFDMKHNRYRLIVQINYSTGYVLFKKFLTHAEYSKINWNNKHEVKEKIG from the coding sequence ATGAGACTAATTTCCAAGAAAAATCTGGAGAGTGCGATCAAACCCTACGCCGATGCCCAGAGTACGATCGCAGCCTGGTGCAAGGTCATGGAAGACAACGATTGGAAATCGCTACAAGAGATCCGACAGGGGTATTTTAAATCCGTCGATCAAGTCTATGGATATACCATTTTTGATATGAAACACAATAGGTATAGATTAATTGTACAAATTAACTATAGCACCGGATATGTACTTTTTAAGAAATTTTTAACCCATGCCGAATATAGCAAAATCAACTGGAATAATAAACATGAAGTTAAGGAAAAAATAGGTTGA
- a CDS encoding BolA family protein: protein MVTPSQVAEMIKAELPDAKIQVDDLTGGGDHYQARVISAAFEGKSRVKQHQLVYGALKEAMASEAIHALALETLTPAEWAAKSEVA, encoded by the coding sequence ATGGTTACACCGTCTCAAGTAGCAGAAATGATTAAGGCAGAGTTGCCCGACGCTAAGATACAAGTTGACGATTTAACCGGCGGCGGCGACCATTATCAGGCGAGAGTAATCTCTGCCGCCTTTGAAGGGAAAAGCCGAGTCAAGCAGCATCAACTGGTTTACGGAGCTCTCAAAGAGGCAATGGCTAGTGAAGCTATCCACGCTTTGGCATTGGAAACCTTAACTCCCGCAGAATGGGCAGCCAAAAGTGAGGTTGCTTAG
- the grxD gene encoding Grx4 family monothiol glutaredoxin — MTTAHDRIEELVKQNKIMVFMKGNKLMPQCGFSNTVVQILNTLGVPYETVDVLADQEIRQGVKEYSNWPTIPQVYINGEFIGGSDIMIEMYQKGELQEAVEVALAS; from the coding sequence ATGACTACAGCACATGACCGAATTGAAGAATTGGTTAAGCAAAACAAAATCATGGTCTTCATGAAAGGCAATAAGTTAATGCCACAGTGCGGTTTTTCTAATACTGTGGTGCAAATTCTCAATACTTTGGGAGTGCCTTACGAAACTGTTGATGTGTTAGCAGACCAAGAAATTCGTCAAGGCGTTAAAGAGTATTCCAACTGGCCGACAATTCCCCAAGTTTATATCAACGGCGAGTTTATTGGCGGCTCGGATATTATGATCGAGATGTATCAAAAGGGCGAATTGCAAGAAGCTGTAGAAGTAGCTTTGGCTTCTTAG
- a CDS encoding DUF6761 family protein: protein MLQDTQTIRHYQKLTDALVEMWNRGYRFDDLRLYLDGYLAALRHCNSLEPYLIHRLEEEAARYIHDPSNFEMPQPQTQTEADYY from the coding sequence ATGCTACAAGACACCCAAACAATCCGGCACTACCAAAAACTCACCGACGCCCTCGTCGAAATGTGGAATAGAGGTTATCGTTTCGATGATTTGCGGCTTTACTTAGATGGCTACCTCGCAGCCCTGCGACATTGTAACAGCCTGGAACCCTATCTGATTCACAGATTAGAGGAAGAAGCAGCGCGTTACATTCACGATCCTTCCAATTTTGAAATGCCACAGCCACAGACACAAACTGAAGCCGACTACTATTAA
- a CDS encoding response regulator transcription factor, whose protein sequence is MGSASISIVEGNPHLRSLLGWHLQQVGHWVHQSADISHAREIFFSRQPTLVILDAQLPDGDGLEFCRWLQQQQQSLILMLSARNSEADIVEGLKSGADDYLTKPFGMQEFMARVEALMRRNRTMVPPATLECGLLKIDLVQRRVRLHEEHIELTPQEFSLLYVLAQAGGVPLSRSDLLRRAWPDAIDNPRTIDTHVLSLRKKIEIDPRQPSLIQTVRNVGYRLNLELLNTNQPHSPVLGAVTSETIISR, encoded by the coding sequence GTGGGATCTGCAAGTATTTCAATTGTTGAAGGAAATCCGCACCTGCGATCGCTCTTGGGCTGGCACCTACAGCAAGTCGGTCACTGGGTGCACCAATCAGCGGATATCAGTCATGCTAGGGAAATATTTTTCAGCCGCCAGCCAACCCTAGTCATTCTCGATGCCCAATTGCCTGATGGAGACGGTTTAGAATTTTGCCGCTGGCTGCAACAGCAACAGCAATCGCTGATTTTGATGCTGTCGGCGCGGAATTCGGAAGCGGATATTGTGGAAGGTTTGAAGTCGGGCGCCGACGATTACCTAACTAAACCGTTTGGGATGCAAGAATTTATGGCCAGGGTGGAAGCTCTGATGCGTCGCAACCGCACAATGGTACCGCCGGCGACGCTCGAATGCGGGCTGCTCAAAATTGACTTGGTACAGCGCCGAGTCAGGCTGCACGAGGAACACATCGAGCTGACTCCCCAGGAATTCAGCCTGCTGTACGTGCTGGCTCAAGCTGGAGGAGTGCCGCTTTCGCGATCGGATTTGCTGCGTCGCGCCTGGCCTGATGCGATTGACAACCCCCGGACGATAGACACTCACGTACTCTCTTTGCGTAAAAAAATCGAAATAGACCCACGACAGCCGAGTTTAATTCAAACCGTGCGGAATGTCGGCTACCGACTAAATCTGGAATTGTTGAATACAAATCAACCGCATTCACCCGTGCTTGGCGCTGTGACTTCTGAGACTATTATCAGCCGATAA